The following are encoded in a window of Sandaracinaceae bacterium genomic DNA:
- the bamA gene encoding outer membrane protein assembly factor BamA, which produces MRTLLASACLLACLFAPLAPFAHGQAQPPVDDEEELDEEALDEELDAEEEADEEAPPQLGTNPYVQEEDADEAVEVVGACQGRRIIRIMVEGMQRVTAEDILAGMRLGRDMPCSDVEVTRDARALWELGFFDDIVIEAEPVGAGVVLVVRVRERPEIRHIVFEGNDEVDDDDLTEEITLRERQILSASEVRAQVAKIRDHYASEGFFLARITHEVLRVDGDTNEVDVVFRIDEGPEVKVRRITIVGNDNISTSDLHGIMATGETGFFSFISSNNTFDREKFDEDMVRLQAWYYDQGYLAMAVGSARVELTADREFIDITIPVDEGPRFRIGEITVRELDANGEAIETLRPASEMREEIDLDRGDWFNRTSIANGLMEIQREYRDVGYARVEVEPETDLDEDERIVDLTLTINRGPLVRIERIVIAGNTKTRDRVIRREFQILEGDLYSQTLIERSRTFINALGYFERVDFSEEEGSSPELMVLNVEVAERATGTFQVGAGFSSIERFIITAQIQQQNLFGRGQSLSLQVQLSGIRQQFQLNFVEPWFLDSRWTLGVNAFYTVQQRLSFNQASTGGGLTLGHPVLDPRLRFFVNYGLEHVAITARTGGFFGNTNATGFNQFQDLGLFGQFRDGITSSIRLSLTWDSRDNRQFASNGVYWNWSTEVADRFLGSDNVFVRHTAFARFYKNIFGPFVLKLNLEWGLITSRDADGVPLFERFYLGGIFNVRGYRLFSLGPRAGILDNPNGSPASSRGADGRVVGGNMQAFYQLELEFPIVESVGIRGVIFTDGGNAWNLESRLCEAPSVSNDVTSDLCGFNPAIRTSWGFGFRWFSPLGPLRFEWGVPINRRPWESKIDFQFNIGNSF; this is translated from the coding sequence GTGCGTACCCTACTTGCCTCAGCCTGCCTGCTCGCGTGCTTGTTCGCGCCACTCGCGCCCTTCGCGCATGGGCAGGCGCAACCGCCGGTAGACGACGAGGAAGAACTCGACGAAGAGGCCCTCGACGAGGAGCTCGACGCCGAAGAAGAAGCCGACGAGGAGGCGCCCCCGCAGCTGGGCACCAACCCCTACGTCCAGGAAGAAGACGCAGACGAGGCCGTCGAGGTGGTGGGCGCCTGTCAGGGGCGGCGCATCATCCGCATCATGGTCGAGGGCATGCAGCGGGTCACCGCCGAGGACATCCTCGCGGGGATGCGGCTCGGCCGCGACATGCCGTGCAGCGACGTGGAGGTCACGCGTGACGCGCGCGCCCTCTGGGAGCTCGGCTTCTTCGACGACATCGTGATCGAGGCCGAGCCCGTGGGCGCCGGTGTCGTGTTGGTGGTCCGCGTGCGCGAGCGCCCCGAGATCCGCCACATCGTCTTCGAGGGCAACGACGAGGTGGACGACGACGACCTGACCGAGGAGATCACGCTGCGCGAGCGGCAGATCCTCTCCGCCAGCGAGGTGCGTGCCCAGGTCGCCAAGATCCGCGATCACTACGCTTCGGAGGGCTTCTTCCTGGCCCGCATCACCCACGAGGTGCTGCGCGTGGACGGAGACACCAACGAGGTGGACGTCGTCTTCCGCATCGACGAGGGCCCAGAGGTCAAGGTCCGGCGCATCACCATCGTCGGCAACGACAACATCTCCACCTCGGACCTGCACGGCATCATGGCCACGGGCGAGACGGGCTTCTTCTCGTTCATCTCCAGCAACAACACGTTCGACCGCGAGAAGTTCGACGAGGACATGGTGCGGTTGCAGGCCTGGTACTACGACCAGGGCTACCTCGCCATGGCCGTGGGCTCGGCCCGCGTGGAGCTCACCGCCGACCGCGAGTTCATCGACATCACCATCCCGGTGGACGAGGGGCCGCGCTTCCGCATCGGCGAGATCACGGTGCGCGAGCTGGACGCCAACGGCGAGGCCATCGAGACGCTTCGCCCCGCGTCGGAGATGCGCGAAGAGATCGACCTCGACCGGGGTGACTGGTTCAACCGCACCTCCATCGCGAACGGCCTCATGGAGATCCAGCGCGAGTACCGCGACGTGGGTTACGCCCGCGTCGAGGTGGAGCCGGAGACGGACCTCGACGAAGACGAGCGCATCGTCGACCTCACGCTCACCATCAACCGCGGCCCGCTCGTGCGCATCGAGCGCATCGTCATCGCCGGCAACACCAAGACGCGCGACCGAGTCATCCGCCGCGAGTTCCAGATCCTGGAGGGCGACCTCTACAGCCAGACCCTCATCGAGCGCAGCCGAACGTTCATCAACGCCCTCGGCTACTTCGAGCGCGTGGACTTCAGCGAGGAAGAGGGCTCGAGCCCCGAGCTGATGGTGCTCAACGTGGAGGTGGCCGAGCGCGCGACCGGCACGTTCCAGGTGGGCGCAGGCTTCTCCTCCATCGAGCGCTTCATCATCACGGCGCAGATCCAGCAGCAGAACCTGTTCGGTCGCGGCCAGAGCCTCTCGCTGCAGGTGCAGCTCAGCGGCATCCGCCAGCAGTTCCAGCTCAACTTCGTGGAGCCCTGGTTCCTGGACTCGCGCTGGACCCTGGGCGTCAACGCCTTCTACACGGTGCAGCAGCGCCTGAGCTTCAACCAGGCGTCCACCGGCGGTGGCCTCACCCTCGGTCACCCCGTGTTGGACCCGCGCCTGCGCTTCTTCGTGAACTACGGCCTCGAGCACGTCGCCATCACCGCGCGCACCGGCGGCTTCTTCGGCAACACCAACGCCACGGGCTTCAACCAGTTCCAGGACCTCGGCCTCTTCGGCCAGTTCCGAGACGGCATCACCAGCTCCATTCGGCTCTCGCTCACGTGGGACTCGCGCGACAACCGCCAGTTCGCGTCCAACGGTGTCTACTGGAACTGGTCCACCGAGGTGGCCGACCGCTTCCTCGGCTCGGACAACGTCTTCGTCCGGCACACGGCCTTCGCCCGCTTCTACAAGAACATCTTCGGGCCCTTCGTGCTGAAGCTCAACCTCGAGTGGGGCCTCATCACCTCGCGCGACGCCGACGGTGTGCCCCTCTTCGAGCGCTTCTACCTGGGCGGCATCTTCAACGTGCGCGGCTACCGCCTGTTCAGCCTCGGGCCCCGCGCTGGCATCCTCGACAACCCGAACGGCTCACCCGCATCGTCCCGAGGTGCCGATGGCCGCGTCGTGGGCGGCAACATGCAGGCGTTCTACCAGCTGGAGCTGGAGTTCCCCATCGTGGAGTCCGTGGGCATCCGCGGCGTGATCTTCACCGACGGCGGCAACGCGTGGAACCTCGAGTCCCGCCTGTGCGAGGCCCCTTCGGTGAGCAACGACGTCACCAGTGATCTCTGCGGCTTCAACCCCGCCATCCGCACCTCGTGGGGCTTCGGCTTCCGCTGGTTCTCGCCCCTCGGCCCGCTCCGCTTCGAGTGGGGTGTGCCCATCAACCGCCGCCCCTGGGAGTCCAAGATCGACTTCCAGTTCAACATCGGCAACAGCTTCTGA
- a CDS encoding OmpH family outer membrane protein has protein sequence MNLQRHAITLAAALLVSVVTPDVEAQVRVAVVDLQEALNETDDGRQAKRRLKTLFRRRQKALDAAQNKLKQMAEDIEKQKAVLSREALQARMEEYQKALIELQSQYMEYQQELATKEAQLTKRILDRMREILQGIGRADNYTIIIEANEGGVIWAQPSLDLTQRLITEYNAGGGAGAAADDE, from the coding sequence ATGAACCTCCAGCGTCACGCCATCACCCTTGCAGCCGCTCTTCTGGTCTCCGTCGTCACGCCCGACGTGGAGGCTCAGGTCCGCGTCGCCGTGGTCGACCTCCAGGAGGCCTTGAACGAGACCGACGACGGTCGCCAGGCCAAGCGTCGCCTCAAGACCCTCTTCCGCCGCCGCCAGAAGGCGCTGGACGCTGCTCAGAACAAGCTGAAGCAGATGGCCGAGGACATCGAGAAGCAGAAGGCCGTGCTCAGCCGTGAGGCGCTGCAGGCGCGCATGGAGGAGTACCAGAAGGCCCTCATCGAGCTGCAGTCGCAGTACATGGAGTACCAGCAGGAGCTCGCCACCAAGGAGGCGCAGCTCACCAAGCGCATCCTGGACCGCATGCGCGAGATCCTCCAGGGCATCGGTCGCGCCGACAACTACACCATCATCATCGAGGCCAACGAGGGTGGCGTCATTTGGGCCCAGCCCAGCCTCGACCTCACCCAGCGCCTGATCACCGAGTACAACGCGGGTGGTGGTGCGGGTGCGGCCGCAGACGACGAGTGA